One window of Streptomyces sp. NBC_00273 genomic DNA carries:
- a CDS encoding ABC-F family ATP-binding cassette domain-containing protein, whose translation MPGMGHLEASHLEYYLPDGRVLLPDVSFRVGEGSVVALVGANGAGKTTLLKMISGELQPHGGGITVSGGLGVMSQFVGSVRDETTVRDLLVSVAQPRIREAAKAVDRAEQLILTVDDEAAQMAYAQALSDWADVQGYEAETLWDVCTMAALAIPYDSAQFREVRTLSGGEQKRLVLEALLRGPDEVLLLDEPDNYLDVPGKRWLEEQLKATRKTVLFVSHDRELLTQAAEKIISLEASPTGSDVWVHGAGFATYHDARKERFARFEELKRRWDEEHARLRALVLRLRNQAASSPDMASRYHAMQTRFKKFEDAGPPPEPPREQDIKMRLKGGRTGVRALTVENLELTGLMKPFSLEVFYGERVAVLGSNGSGKSHFLRLLAGEDVKHTGDWKLGARVVPGHFAQTHAHPELFGRTLVDILWTEAAKPLGQAMGALRRYELERQGDQPFEKLSGGQQARFQILLLELAGTTALLLDEPTDNLDLESAEALQDGLEAYDGTVLCVTHDRWFARTFDRYLVFGSDGVVRETQEPVWDERRVERKR comes from the coding sequence ATGCCCGGCATGGGACATCTCGAAGCCAGCCACCTGGAGTACTACCTTCCCGACGGGCGGGTACTGCTCCCTGACGTCTCCTTCCGCGTGGGGGAGGGGTCGGTCGTCGCGCTCGTCGGGGCGAACGGGGCCGGCAAGACCACCCTGCTGAAGATGATCTCCGGCGAGCTCCAGCCGCACGGCGGCGGCATCACCGTCTCCGGCGGCCTCGGCGTGATGTCGCAGTTCGTGGGTTCGGTGCGGGACGAGACGACCGTACGGGACCTGCTGGTCTCGGTGGCCCAGCCGCGCATCCGGGAGGCTGCCAAGGCGGTGGACCGCGCCGAGCAGCTGATCCTGACGGTGGACGACGAGGCCGCACAGATGGCCTACGCCCAGGCGCTGAGCGACTGGGCGGACGTCCAGGGGTACGAGGCGGAGACGCTGTGGGACGTCTGCACCATGGCCGCGCTGGCGATCCCGTACGACTCGGCGCAGTTCCGCGAGGTGCGCACGCTCTCGGGCGGTGAGCAGAAGCGCCTCGTGCTGGAGGCGCTGCTGCGCGGGCCCGACGAGGTGCTGCTGCTCGACGAACCGGACAACTATCTGGACGTTCCCGGCAAGCGCTGGCTGGAGGAGCAGCTGAAGGCCACCCGCAAGACGGTGCTCTTCGTCTCCCACGACCGGGAGCTGCTGACCCAGGCCGCCGAGAAGATCATCAGCCTGGAGGCGAGCCCGACGGGCTCCGACGTCTGGGTGCACGGCGCCGGCTTCGCCACGTACCACGACGCCCGCAAGGAGCGCTTCGCGCGCTTCGAGGAGCTCAAGCGGCGCTGGGACGAGGAGCACGCGCGGCTGAGGGCGCTGGTGCTGCGGCTGCGCAACCAGGCCGCGAGCAGCCCCGACATGGCCTCGCGGTACCACGCGATGCAGACCCGCTTCAAGAAGTTCGAGGACGCCGGCCCGCCGCCGGAGCCGCCGCGGGAGCAGGACATCAAGATGCGGCTCAAGGGCGGCCGCACGGGCGTGCGCGCCCTGACCGTGGAGAACCTGGAGCTGACCGGCCTGATGAAGCCCTTCTCCTTGGAGGTCTTCTACGGGGAGCGGGTCGCGGTCCTCGGTTCGAACGGCTCGGGCAAGTCGCACTTCCTGCGTCTGCTGGCCGGTGAGGACGTCAAGCACACCGGTGACTGGAAGCTGGGCGCGCGGGTGGTTCCCGGCCATTTCGCGCAGACCCACGCCCACCCGGAGCTCTTCGGGCGGACCCTCGTCGACATCCTGTGGACCGAAGCGGCGAAGCCCCTGGGGCAGGCGATGGGGGCCCTGCGCCGGTACGAGCTGGAGCGCCAGGGCGACCAGCCGTTCGAGAAGCTCTCGGGCGGACAGCAGGCGCGCTTCCAGATCCTGCTGCTGGAGCTGGCGGGCACCACGGCGCTGCTGCTGGACGAGCCGACGGACAACCTGGACCTGGAGTCGGCGGAGGCGCTGCAGGACGGACTGGAGGCGTACGACGGCACTGTGCTGTGCGTCACGCACGACCGCTGGTTCGCGCGCACATTTGACCGTTACCTGGTCTTCGGTTCGGACGGTGTTGTGCGGGAGACTCAGGAACCCGTCTGGGACGAACGTAGAGTCGAACGCAAGCGCTAG
- the truA gene encoding tRNA pseudouridine(38-40) synthase TruA, protein MSDEVEPGHVRVRLDLSYDGKDFSGWAKQRVLRTVQGELESALQTVMRLSEPVELTVAGRTDAGVHARGQVAQFDLAEEVWAEHHDKLLRRLAGRLPHDVRVWKVAEAPEGFNARFSAIWRRYAYRVGDHQGGVDPLRRGHVLWHQWPLDVDAMNEAAAPLLGEHDFAAYCKKREGATTIRTLQQLSWERAEDGIITATVRADAFCHNMVRSLVGALLHVGDGHRPTDWPGKVLAAAVRDSSVHVVKPHGLTLEEVGYPADELLAARSKEARNLRTLPGAGCC, encoded by the coding sequence GTGAGTGACGAGGTGGAGCCCGGGCACGTCCGGGTGCGGTTGGACCTGAGCTACGACGGCAAGGACTTCTCCGGCTGGGCGAAGCAGCGCGTGCTGCGGACCGTCCAGGGCGAGCTGGAGTCGGCCCTGCAGACCGTGATGCGGCTGTCCGAGCCGGTCGAGCTGACCGTGGCCGGGCGGACCGACGCCGGCGTGCACGCCCGCGGGCAGGTCGCCCAGTTCGACCTCGCCGAGGAGGTGTGGGCCGAGCACCACGACAAGCTGCTGCGCCGCCTCGCGGGCCGGCTGCCGCACGACGTACGGGTGTGGAAGGTCGCCGAGGCCCCCGAAGGCTTCAATGCGCGCTTCTCGGCCATCTGGCGCCGCTACGCCTACCGCGTCGGCGACCACCAGGGCGGCGTCGACCCGCTGCGCCGCGGGCACGTGCTCTGGCACCAGTGGCCGCTCGACGTGGACGCCATGAACGAGGCCGCCGCACCGCTGCTCGGTGAGCACGACTTCGCCGCGTACTGCAAGAAGCGCGAGGGCGCCACGACCATCCGTACCCTCCAGCAGCTCAGCTGGGAGCGCGCCGAGGACGGGATCATCACCGCGACCGTCCGCGCCGACGCCTTCTGCCACAACATGGTCCGTTCGCTGGTGGGCGCCCTGCTGCACGTCGGCGACGGGCACCGGCCCACCGACTGGCCCGGCAAGGTGCTGGCGGCCGCCGTACGGGACTCCTCGGTGCACGTGGTCAAGCCGCACGGCCTGACCTTGGAGGAGGTCGGCTACCCGGCGGACGAACTGTTGGCCGCCCGCAGCAAGGAAGCGCGCAACCTGCGGACGCTGCCGGGCGCCGGCTGCTGCTGA
- the rplQ gene encoding 50S ribosomal protein L17, whose amino-acid sequence MPRPAKGARLGGSAAHEKHLLANLAKSLFEHGRITTTEAKARRLRPYAERLVTKAKKGDIHNRRLVLQTITDKSIVHTLFTEIAPRYENRPGGYTRITKIGNRRGDNAPMAVIELVEALTVAQQATGEAEAATKRAVKEAEAVETPAEETKEA is encoded by the coding sequence ATGCCGCGTCCCGCAAAGGGTGCCCGCCTGGGCGGTTCCGCCGCGCACGAGAAGCACCTCCTCGCGAACCTCGCGAAGTCGCTCTTCGAGCACGGCCGCATCACCACCACCGAGGCCAAGGCCCGCCGCCTGCGTCCCTACGCCGAGCGTCTGGTCACCAAGGCCAAGAAGGGCGACATCCACAACCGTCGCCTGGTGCTGCAGACGATCACGGACAAGAGCATCGTGCACACGCTGTTCACCGAGATCGCCCCGCGCTACGAGAACCGCCCCGGTGGTTACACGCGCATCACCAAGATCGGCAACCGTCGTGGCGACAACGCCCCGATGGCCGTGATCGAGCTGGTCGAGGCCCTCACGGTCGCCCAGCAGGCCACCGGTGAGGCCGAGGCCGCCACCAAGCGCGCGGTCAAGGAGGCGGAGGCCGTCGAGACCCCCGCCGAGGAGACCAAGGAGGCCTGA
- a CDS encoding DNA-directed RNA polymerase subunit alpha, with protein MLIAQRPSLTEEVVDEYRSRFVIEPLEPGFGYTLGNSLRRTLLSSIPGAAVTSIRVDGVLHEFTTVPGVKEDVTDIILNIKQLVVSSEHDEPVVMYLRKQGPGLVTAADIAPPAGVEVHNPDLVLATLNGKGKLEMELTVERGRGYVSAVQNKQLGQEIGRIPVDSIYSPVLKVTYKVEATRVEQRTDFDKLIVDVETKQAMRPRDAMASAGKTLVELFGLARELNIDAEGIDMGPSPTDAALAADLALPIEELELTVRSYNCLKREGIHSVGELVARSEADLLDIRNFGAKSIDEVKAKLAGMGLALKDSPPGFDPTAAADAFGADDDADAGFVETEQY; from the coding sequence ATGCTTATCGCTCAGCGTCCTTCGCTGACCGAAGAGGTCGTCGACGAGTACCGCTCGCGGTTCGTGATCGAGCCGCTCGAGCCGGGCTTCGGTTACACCCTCGGCAACTCCCTGCGCCGTACCCTCCTGTCCTCCATCCCGGGTGCCGCTGTCACCAGCATCCGCGTGGACGGCGTCCTGCACGAGTTCACCACCGTGCCGGGCGTCAAGGAAGACGTCACCGACATCATCCTCAACATCAAGCAGCTGGTCGTCTCCTCGGAGCACGACGAGCCGGTCGTGATGTACCTGCGCAAGCAGGGTCCCGGCCTGGTCACCGCTGCTGACATCGCGCCCCCGGCCGGTGTCGAGGTGCACAACCCGGACCTGGTCCTCGCCACGCTCAACGGCAAGGGCAAGCTGGAGATGGAGCTGACCGTCGAGCGCGGTCGCGGCTACGTCTCCGCCGTCCAGAACAAGCAGCTGGGCCAGGAGATCGGCCGCATCCCGGTCGACTCCATCTACAGCCCGGTCCTCAAGGTCACCTACAAGGTCGAGGCGACCCGAGTCGAGCAGCGCACCGACTTCGACAAGCTGATCGTCGACGTCGAGACCAAGCAGGCCATGCGCCCGCGCGACGCCATGGCGTCCGCCGGTAAGACCCTGGTCGAGCTGTTCGGTCTGGCGCGCGAGCTCAACATCGACGCCGAGGGCATCGACATGGGCCCGTCCCCCACGGACGCCGCCCTGGCCGCCGACCTGGCGCTGCCGATCGAGGAGCTCGAGCTCACGGTCCGCTCGTACAACTGCCTCAAGCGCGAGGGCATCCACTCCGTGGGTGAGCTCGTCGCCCGCTCCGAGGCCGACCTGCTCGACATCCGCAACTTCGGTGCGAAGTCGATCGACGAGGTCAAGGCGAAGCTGGCCGGCATGGGCCTGGCCCTCAAGGACAGCCCGCCCGGATTCGACCCGACCGCCGCCGCCGACGCCTTCGGCGCCGACGACGACGCGGACGCCGGTTTCGTCGAGACCGAGCAGTACTGA
- the rpsK gene encoding 30S ribosomal protein S11 → MPPKGRQGAAKKVRRKEKKNVAHGHAHIKSTFNNTIVSITDPSGNVISWASAGHVGFKGSRKSTPFAAQMAAESAARRAQEHGMRKVDVFVKGPGSGRETAIRSLQATGLEVGSIQDVTPTPHNGCRPPKRRRV, encoded by the coding sequence ATGCCCCCCAAGGGTCGTCAGGGCGCTGCCAAGAAGGTGCGCCGCAAGGAAAAGAAGAACGTCGCTCACGGGCACGCCCACATCAAGAGCACGTTCAACAACACCATCGTTTCGATCACGGACCCGTCCGGCAACGTGATCTCCTGGGCCTCCGCCGGCCACGTCGGCTTCAAGGGCTCGCGCAAGTCCACCCCCTTCGCCGCGCAGATGGCCGCCGAGTCGGCCGCCCGTCGCGCGCAGGAGCACGGCATGCGCAAGGTTGACGTCTTCGTGAAGGGTCCGGGCTCCGGCCGCGAGACCGCGATCCGCTCCCTCCAGGCCACCGGCCTCGAGGTCGGCTCGATCCAGGACGTCACCCCCACCCCGCACAACGGCTGCCGCCCGCCGAAGCGCCGCCGCGTCTGA
- the rpsM gene encoding 30S ribosomal protein S13, which produces MARVSGVDIPREKRVEIALTYVFGIGRTRSKEILASTGVNPNTRVRDLAEEDLVKIREYVDANLRTEGDLRREIQGDIRRKIEIQCYQGIRHRRGLPVHGQRTSTNARTRKGPRRAIAGKKKPGKK; this is translated from the coding sequence ATGGCACGCGTTTCCGGTGTTGACATCCCGCGCGAAAAGCGCGTGGAGATCGCACTCACCTACGTCTTCGGTATCGGGCGCACCCGGTCCAAGGAGATCCTCGCCTCCACCGGCGTGAACCCGAACACCCGCGTTCGTGACCTGGCCGAAGAGGACCTCGTCAAGATCCGCGAGTACGTGGACGCCAACCTCCGTACCGAGGGTGACCTCCGCCGCGAGATCCAGGGCGACATCCGCCGCAAGATCGAGATCCAGTGCTACCAGGGTATCCGCCACCGTCGCGGCCTCCCGGTGCACGGTCAGCGCACCAGCACCAACGCGCGTACCCGCAAGGGCCCGCGTCGCGCGATCGCCGGTAAGAAGAAGCCGGGCAAGAAGTAG
- the rpmJ gene encoding 50S ribosomal protein L36 has translation MKVKPSVKKICDKCKVIRRHGRVMVICDNLRHKQRQG, from the coding sequence ATGAAGGTCAAGCCGAGCGTCAAGAAGATCTGCGACAAGTGCAAGGTGATCCGCCGTCACGGCCGGGTCATGGTCATCTGCGACAACCTGCGCCACAAGCAGCGCCAGGGCTGA
- the infA gene encoding translation initiation factor IF-1, whose product MAKKQGAIEIEGTVIESLPNAMFKVELQNGHKVLAHISGKMRMHYIRILPDDRVVVELSPYDLTRGRIVYRYK is encoded by the coding sequence GTGGCCAAGAAGCAAGGTGCCATCGAAATCGAGGGCACCGTGATCGAGTCCCTCCCGAACGCGATGTTCAAGGTGGAACTCCAGAACGGTCACAAGGTCCTCGCGCACATCAGCGGCAAGATGCGCATGCACTACATCCGCATCCTCCCCGATGACCGGGTCGTTGTGGAGCTGTCTCCGTACGACCTGACGCGTGGCCGGATCGTCTACCGATACAAGTAG
- the map gene encoding type I methionyl aminopeptidase, with translation MVQIKTPEQIAKMREAGLVVAAIHAATREAAVPGATTRDLDMVARKVIADAGAKSNFLGYGGFPATICTSVNEVVVHGIPDDKTVLKDGDIISIDAGAIVDGWHGDAAYTAFVGTGHAPELVELSRVTEESMWAGIAAMKLGNRLVDISKAIETYIKRQPRPSTGEHSLGKFGIIEDYGGHGIGSEMHMDPHLLNYVSRKRGKGIKLVPGLCLAIEPMVSLGTAQTEVLSDDWTVITTDGTWSSHWEHSIALTEAGPIVLTSPDCGKAKLAEYGVTTAPDPLG, from the coding sequence ATGGTCCAGATCAAGACCCCCGAGCAGATCGCGAAGATGCGCGAGGCAGGGCTGGTCGTCGCGGCGATCCACGCTGCGACCCGTGAGGCGGCCGTGCCGGGTGCCACGACGCGGGATCTGGACATGGTGGCCCGCAAGGTCATCGCGGACGCCGGGGCCAAGTCGAACTTCCTCGGCTACGGCGGCTTCCCCGCGACCATCTGCACCTCGGTGAACGAGGTCGTCGTCCACGGCATCCCCGACGACAAGACCGTCCTCAAGGACGGCGACATCATCTCGATCGACGCGGGCGCGATCGTGGACGGCTGGCACGGCGACGCCGCGTACACGGCCTTCGTGGGCACCGGGCACGCCCCTGAGCTCGTGGAGCTGTCCCGGGTGACCGAGGAGTCCATGTGGGCCGGGATCGCCGCCATGAAGCTCGGCAACCGTCTCGTGGACATCTCCAAGGCGATCGAGACGTACATCAAGCGCCAGCCCCGTCCCTCCACCGGTGAGCACAGCCTCGGCAAGTTCGGGATCATCGAGGACTACGGCGGCCACGGCATCGGGTCCGAGATGCACATGGACCCCCACCTGCTGAACTACGTCTCGCGCAAGCGGGGCAAGGGGATCAAGCTGGTTCCGGGCCTCTGCCTGGCGATCGAGCCCATGGTCTCCCTGGGAACCGCCCAGACGGAGGTCCTTTCGGACGACTGGACGGTCATCACGACGGACGGCACCTGGTCCTCGCACTGGGAGCACTCCATCGCGCTGACGGAGGCCGGTCCCATCGTCCTGACCAGCCCGGACTGTGGAAAGGCGAAGCTGGCGGAGTACGGAGTCACCACGGCTCCGGACCCCCTCGGTTAA
- a CDS encoding adenylate kinase has protein sequence MRIVLVGPPGAGKGTQAAFLAKNLSIPHISTGDLFRANISQGTELGKQAKAYMDAGDLVPDEVTIGMAKDRMEQSDAVNGFLLDGFPRNVSQAEALDVMLQAAGMKLDAVLDLEVEEDEVVKRIAGRRICRNESAHVFHVTYAPPKAEGVCDTCGGELYQRGDDSEATVRNRLEVYHTQTEPIIDYYKAQGLLVTIPALGEVADVTKRAMDALKK, from the coding sequence ATGCGAATCGTCCTCGTTGGACCGCCCGGTGCGGGCAAGGGAACGCAGGCCGCGTTCCTCGCCAAGAACCTGTCGATTCCGCACATCTCCACGGGTGACCTGTTCCGGGCCAACATCAGCCAGGGCACCGAGCTGGGCAAGCAGGCGAAGGCGTACATGGACGCCGGCGACCTGGTGCCCGACGAAGTGACCATCGGCATGGCGAAGGACCGTATGGAGCAGTCGGACGCCGTGAACGGCTTCCTGCTCGACGGGTTCCCGCGCAACGTCTCGCAGGCCGAGGCGCTCGACGTGATGCTCCAGGCGGCGGGCATGAAGCTCGACGCCGTCCTCGACCTGGAGGTCGAGGAGGACGAGGTCGTCAAGCGGATCGCCGGTCGGCGGATCTGCCGCAACGAGTCCGCGCACGTCTTCCACGTGACGTACGCCCCGCCGAAGGCCGAGGGCGTCTGCGACACCTGCGGCGGCGAGCTGTACCAGCGCGGCGACGACTCCGAGGCCACGGTCCGCAACCGGCTGGAGGTCTACCACACGCAGACCGAGCCGATCATCGACTACTACAAGGCCCAGGGCCTGCTGGTGACCATCCCGGCCCTCGGTGAGGTCGCGGACGTCACGAAGCGCGCGATGGACGCCCTCAAGAAGTAG
- the secY gene encoding preprotein translocase subunit SecY, giving the protein MLTAFARAFKTPDLRKKLLFTLGIIVLFRLGSHVPVPGVSYKNVQICVEQAGSSNGLFGLVNMFSGGALLQITIFALGIMPYITASIILQLLTVVIPKLEALKKEGQSGTAKITQYTRYLTVALAILQGTGLVATARTGALFGTCQVGREIVPDRSIFTTVVMVVTMTAGTCVVMWLGELITDRGIGNGMSILMFISIAAGFIGALWQIKLQGKIADGWVEFGVVMLVGLAMVGLVVFVEQAQRRIPVQYAKRMIGRRAYGGTSTYIPLKVNQAGIIPVIFASSLLYIPALVVQFSGSQAGWAIWIQKHFVKGDHPYYIAAYFLLIVFFAFFYVAISFNPEEVADNMKKYGGFIPGIRAGRPTAEYLSYVLNRITWPGSLYLGLIALVPTMALAGFGANQNFPFGGTSILIIVGVGLETVKQIESQLQQRNYEGFLR; this is encoded by the coding sequence GTGCTCACCGCGTTCGCCCGGGCGTTCAAGACGCCCGACCTGCGCAAGAAGCTGCTCTTCACGCTCGGCATCATCGTGCTGTTCCGGCTCGGGTCCCACGTACCGGTCCCCGGGGTGAGCTACAAGAACGTTCAGATCTGTGTGGAGCAGGCAGGCAGCAGCAATGGGCTGTTCGGCCTGGTCAACATGTTCAGCGGCGGTGCGCTGCTGCAGATCACGATCTTCGCGCTCGGCATCATGCCCTACATCACGGCGAGCATCATTCTGCAGCTGCTGACCGTGGTCATCCCGAAGCTGGAGGCCCTCAAGAAAGAGGGACAGTCCGGCACGGCGAAGATCACTCAGTACACGCGCTATTTGACGGTCGCCCTCGCGATCCTGCAGGGCACCGGCCTCGTCGCCACCGCTCGCACCGGTGCCCTCTTCGGCACCTGCCAGGTCGGCCGCGAGATCGTCCCGGACCGGTCGATCTTCACCACGGTCGTCATGGTGGTCACCATGACCGCCGGCACCTGCGTCGTCATGTGGCTCGGTGAGCTCATCACCGACCGCGGCATCGGCAACGGCATGTCGATCCTCATGTTCATCTCGATCGCCGCCGGCTTCATCGGCGCCCTCTGGCAGATCAAGCTCCAGGGCAAGATCGCTGACGGTTGGGTCGAGTTCGGTGTGGTCATGCTCGTCGGCCTCGCGATGGTCGGCCTGGTGGTCTTCGTCGAGCAGGCGCAGCGCCGGATCCCGGTCCAGTACGCGAAGCGCATGATCGGCCGCCGTGCGTACGGCGGTACCTCGACCTACATCCCGCTCAAGGTGAACCAGGCGGGCATCATCCCCGTCATCTTCGCCTCGTCGCTGCTCTACATCCCGGCGCTGGTCGTGCAGTTCAGCGGATCCCAGGCCGGCTGGGCCATCTGGATCCAGAAGCACTTCGTCAAGGGCGACCACCCGTACTACATCGCGGCCTACTTCCTCCTGATCGTGTTCTTCGCGTTCTTCTACGTGGCGATCTCGTTCAACCCCGAGGAAGTTGCAGACAACATGAAGAAGTATGGTGGGTTCATCCCGGGCATCCGCGCCGGTCGGCCCACCGCCGAGTACCTCAGCTACGTACTCAACCGGATCACCTGGCCGGGGTCGCTGTACCTGGGTCTCATCGCTCTTGTGCCGACGATGGCGTTGGCCGGCTTCGGAGCGAACCAGAACTTCCCGTTCGGCGGGACGAGCATCCTCATCATCGTGGGTGTGGGTCTGGAAACCGTGAAGCAGATCGAGAGCCAGCTCCAGCAGCGTAATTACGAAGGGTTCCTCCGCTGA
- the rplO gene encoding 50S ribosomal protein L15: protein MAENSPLKAHNLRPAPGAKTAKTRVGRGEASKGKTAGRGTKGQKARYQIPQRFEGGQMPLHMRLPKLKGFKNPFRTEFQVVNLDKLGALYPEGGEVTVADLVAKGAVRKNSLVKVLGQGEISVALQVSVDAVSASAKEKIAAAGGTVTELV, encoded by the coding sequence ATGGCTGAGAACAGCCCGCTGAAGGCCCACAACCTCCGTCCCGCCCCCGGCGCCAAGACCGCGAAGACCCGTGTCGGTCGTGGTGAGGCGTCGAAGGGTAAGACGGCCGGTCGTGGTACGAAGGGCCAGAAGGCCCGTTACCAGATCCCGCAGCGCTTCGAGGGTGGGCAGATGCCCCTCCACATGCGCCTGCCGAAGCTCAAGGGCTTCAAGAACCCGTTCCGCACCGAGTTCCAGGTCGTGAACCTGGACAAGCTCGGCGCTCTCTACCCCGAGGGTGGAGAAGTCACGGTGGCCGACCTGGTCGCCAAGGGCGCGGTTCGCAAGAACAGCCTCGTCAAGGTCCTGGGCCAGGGCGAGATCTCCGTGGCGCTGCAGGTTTCGGTTGACGCCGTCTCCGCCTCCGCCAAGGAGAAGATTGCCGCTGCCGGCGGCACCGTCACCGAGCTCGTCTAA
- the rpmD gene encoding 50S ribosomal protein L30 yields MARLKITQTKSYIGSKQNHRDTLRSLGLKRLNDVVVKEDRPEFRGMVHTVRHLVTVEEVD; encoded by the coding sequence ATGGCTCGCCTCAAGATCACGCAGACGAAGTCGTACATCGGCAGCAAGCAGAACCACCGCGACACGCTGCGTTCGCTCGGGCTCAAGCGCCTGAACGACGTCGTCGTCAAGGAGGACCGCCCCGAGTTCCGCGGAATGGTGCACACCGTCCGCCACCTCGTGACGGTTGAGGAGGTTGACTAA